TCTCGCGGAGCGAGACGAACGCGGTGGCGTCGGCCGACAGCCACGTCTCCAGACGGTCGTGACGTGAGCGACCCCGGCGATAGATCGTACACCGATCCGGCCCGTTCTCGTCGCTGACCACGACGCCGTGGAGATCGAACCGACGCTGGCAGGTCGCCGTCTCCGAGTGGAGGCTCATCACCTCAGGGCGCGTCACGGACGGTCATGAA
This Salinigranum marinum DNA region includes the following protein-coding sequences:
- a CDS encoding DUF7511 domain-containing protein; protein product: MSLHSETATCQRRFDLHGVVVSDENGPDRCTIYRRGRSRHDRLETWLSADATAFVSLREMR